CTCCGGCTCGTTCCAAAGTTTTATTTAGCGGCCCATTTGCGCCATCCAGATATGAGAGGATGCTGAAAAAAGAAATAGGCAGCAAGATGAAAAACAAAGCCATCAGCCTGATGACTGGGTATTTTACTTTTACCTTTGTTTTCTTTTGCTTCTGTCTATGAATCTCACTTCTCGGCGGCAGCGCATCTTTTTTCTCCACTATATGCTCTGATTTACGTTCTACCTTTTTCCTCAGCCGCTCAGCCTGGTCCCTGATAGGTTTTTCCTTATTCAACGTCTGTACCCCCAATTGCTGCTTGAGTCCTGAATTTTATAATCAAACCTAAGATGAAATCTATCATAAAATGCATTACGATTGTAACAACTAGGTTGTTTGTCACCATATAAATATAACCGATCAAGAAGCTCAATAAGACAATATTAGTGAACAAAAACCAATTAAACAAATAGCGATAATGAACGACTGCGAAAATGAAGCTTGATAGAACTAACCCTGTATGTGTCTGGATGACTCCCCTGAAAAGGACTTCTTCACTGACCGCTACCATCGCTGCAATCAGTAAAATTTGAATAACACTTCTATTTTTAAAAATTCTTTCGTTCAATCCTCCGTCATCATAATACCTTTTCGGCATATATTTCATAAGGAGGACGTCCAATGCTACAACCGCTGCTCCAGCCCCAAGTCCGTATATTAAAA
The nucleotide sequence above comes from Mesobacillus jeotgali. Encoded proteins:
- a CDS encoding CPBP family intramembrane glutamic endopeptidase, whose translation is MKDRYKETIAGLTEKELLFHLAATQILLLTISAILGMILFDSIGGFKELFFWDVSNILIYGLGAGAAVVALDVLLMKYMPKRYYDDGGLNERIFKNRSVIQILLIAAMVAVSEEVLFRGVIQTHTGLVLSSFIFAVVHYRYLFNWFLFTNIVLLSFLIGYIYMVTNNLVVTIVMHFMIDFILGLIIKFRTQAAIGGTDVE